The following proteins are co-located in the Gossypium hirsutum isolate 1008001.06 chromosome A02, Gossypium_hirsutum_v2.1, whole genome shotgun sequence genome:
- the LOC107927465 gene encoding flowering time control protein FPA isoform X1, with translation MFPPMKQQNIGKQSEVSDTPSSNLWVGNLSGETVDSDLMDLFGKFGELDSVATYSSRSFAFVFFKRVEDAKAAKEALRGATLHGNQIKIEFARPAKPCKSLWVGGISQTISKEELEEEFSKFGKIEDFKFLRDRNTAFVEYFRMEDASQAMRSMNGKRIGGAQIRVDFLRSHPSRREQWPNSHDLRDGPFTGRMGPSDSHLLKRPHSQIVGRKGDSQPTNVLWVGYPPSVQIDEQMLHNAMILFGEIENIKSFPSRHYAFVEFRSVEEARRAKEGLQGRLFNDPRITIMFSCSELAPGKDYSGLYSGIKGPGLAMLISDHPFRSSQMDMFGQNHTLPPNTVTGPLATSGILGSNVPVRPFNHQGSYDPLLSGPEYNDLSSHHNMLDADLKNLTGSNWRKSSPSLPSAQVVRPPMRQTSGSWDVYDVNQFQRDAKRSRIEVSLPIDDASFPLRKMDDLGPGSDHFGPVIGGGASSPFLNVQGKGRLSPVPGKLPAGGPGRAHPDNDYIWRGIIAKGGTPVCHARCVPIGKGLEIELPEVVNCSARTGLDMLAKHYCEAIGFDIVFFLPDSEDDFASYTEFLRYLGSKNRAGVAKFDDGTTLFLVPPSEFLTKVLKVTGPERLYGVVLKLPPQVPSTAPLQSHPPSLSQHDYSLPHLKEEQALQREYGRVSHEESIPSARPLAQTTVQNQPPSNAAALPQTGVSLTPDLIATLASFLPTVSQATAVGGVQPPLVTSTTQPSFPQGIAPKGVPAQNWNQEQQAYNPAASSFQQFNPPAQLPPAQHYSSIPKTPIHSAQVAHGSTQYVDSAASLPQQTASSSRPLTNFGIPSQREHVSAPFSQQYHPEAPSNTQNGYGMMHGADTSGLYGAPAFQQPSNPNVLSNQVNGANVFQPQNLMQGDKQNLELPSHGQQLQSVVPGAGQGTSDVEVDKNQRYQSTLQFAASLLLQIQQQQQTNTPGGQGTGSQL, from the exons ATGTTCCCGCCGATGAAGCAACAAAACATCGGGAAACAATCGGAAGTATCCGATACGCCGTCGAGCAATTTATGGGTAGGGAACTTATCGGGTGAGACCGTGGATTCAGATCTGATGGATTTGTTCGGCAAGTTCGGTGAACTCGATAGCGTCGCGACGTACTCTTCTAGAAGCTTCGCTTTCGTGTTCTTCAAGCGTGTGGAAGATGCGAAGGCGGCTAAGGAAGCTCTACGAGGAGCCACCTTGCATGGAAACCAGATCAAGATTGAGTTTGCTCGACCG GCAAAGCCTTGTAAGAGTCTATGGGTTGGTGGAATTAGTCAAACTATTTCGAAGGAAGAATTGGAAGAAGAGTTTTCCAAGTTTGGTAAAATTGAAGACTTCAAGTTCCTTAGAGATCGTAATACTGCATTTGTAGAGTATTTTAGAATGGAAGATGCTTCCCAGGCCATGAGAAGCATGAATGGAAAGAGAATAGGTGGTGCACAGATACGTGTTGATTTTTTGCGATCCCATCCTTCAAGAAGA GAACAGTGGCCTAACTCTCATGATCTCAGAGATGGGCCTTTTACTGGTAGAATGGGGCCTTCTGATAGCCATTTGTTGAAAAGACCA CATTCTCAAATAGTTGGCCGAAAGGGAGACAGTCAGCCTACCAATGTTTTGTGGGTAGGCTATCCTCCATCTGTGCAAATTGATGAACAAATGCTTCATAATGCCATGATACTGTTTGGTGAGATTGAGAACATTAAGAGCTTCCCTTCAAGACACTATGCTTTTGTGGAGTTCAGGAGCGTGGAGGAAGCTCGTCGTGCAAAGGAGGGTTTACAGGGTCGTTTATTTAACGATCCAAGGATTACTATTATGTTCTCATGCAGTGAACTTGCACCTGGCAAAGATTACTCTGGCCTTTATTCAGGCATAAAGGGGCCAGGGCTTGCCATGCTCATAAGTGATCATCCATTTAGATCTTCACAAATGGACATGTTTGGTCAAAATCATACACTACCACCAAATACGGTAACTGGACCATTAGCAACTAGTGGTATTCTTGGATCGAATGTGCCAGTCAGGCCTTTTAATCATCAAGGTAGCTATGACCCTTTGCTTTCTGGTCCAGAATACAACGATTTATCTTCACATCATAATATGTTGGATGCTGATCTTAAAAATCTCACGGGTTCTAATTGGAGAAAATCTTCTCCTTCTCTCCCTTCTGCTCAAGTTGTCAGGCCTCCAATGAGACAGACGTCTGGTTCTTGGGATGTTTATGATGTGAATCAATTTCAAAGAGATGCAAAACGTTCGAGGATAGAGGTTTCATTGCCTATTGATGATGCTTCTTTTCCTTTAAGAAAGATGGATGATCTTGGGCCTGGCTCAGACCATTTTGGGCCAGTAATTGGTGGGGGTGCTTCAAGTCCATTTTTGAATGTCCAGGGAAAGGGTCGTTTGAGTCCAGTGCCTGGAAAGCTCCCTGCTGGTGGACCTGGACGAGCTCATCCTGATAATGATTACATTTGGCGTGGCATTATTGCCAAGGGTGGAACCCCTGTTTGTCATGCCCGATGTGTTCCCATCGGAAAAGGGCTCGAGATAGAACT tcCCGAAGTTGTTAACTGTTCAGCCAGAACAGGATTGGATATGCTAGCAAAACACTATTGTGAGGCCATTGGATTTGATATTGTTTTCTTCTTACCAGATAGTGAAGATGATTTTGCATCATATACTGAATTCCTTCGCTACCTTGGCTCAAAAAACAGAGCTGGTGTTGCTAAGTTTGATGATGGGACAACACTATTTTTGGTGCCCCCATCAGAATTCTTAACCAAGGTTCTTAAAGTTACAGGACCTGAACGGCTCTATGGAGTCGTTTTAAAGTTGCCTCCACAGGTGCCTTCCACTGCACCTCTACAATCACATCCACCTTCTCTTTCTCAGCATGATTATAGTCTTCCACATTTGAAGGAAGAACAAGCTTTGCAGAGGGAGTATGGAAGGGTTTCACACGAGGAGTCCATACCTTCTGCAAGGCCTCTTGCGCAAACTACTGTACAAAATCAACCACCCAGCAATGCTGCAGCACTTCCCCAAACTGGTGTTTCTTTAACACCAGATCTGATTGCTACTCTGGCCTCTTTTCTCCCAACGGTGTCACAGGCTACTGCTGTTGGTGGTGTTCAGCCTCCATTAGTGACATCAACTACACAGCCCTCATTTCCTCAAGGCATTGCACCGAAAGGAGTTCCTGCACAAAATTGGAACCAGGAGCAGCAAGCTTATAACCCTGCAGCCTCATCTTTCCAACAGTTCAATCCTCCAGCACAGTTACCACCAGCTCAGCATTACTCATCGATACCCAAAACACCCATCCATTCTGCCCAAGTGGCCCATGGCAGCACACAATATGTGGATTCTGCAGCGAGCTTACCGCAGCAAACTGCTTCATCTTCAAGGCCATTAACTAATTTCGGTATCCCTTCTCAAAGAGAACATGTTTCTGCCCCTTTTAGCCAACAGTATCATCCCGAGGCCCCTTCGAATACACAGAATGGATATGGAATGATGCATGGAGCAGATACTTCTGGGTTGTATGGTGCGCCAGCTTTTCAGCAGCCGAGCAATCCTAATGTTTTGTCTAATCAGGTTAATGGTGCTAATGTATTCCAGCCACAAAATTTGATGCAAGGTGACAAACAAAATTTGGAGCTTCCTAGTCACGGACAGCAGCTGCAGTCTGTGGTTCCCGGAGCTGGTCAGGGCACATCAGATGTAGAAGTTGATAAAAACCAGCGATACCAATCAACGCTGCAATTTGCAGCTAGTCTTCTCCTCCAGATTCAGCAACAGCAGCAGACAAATACTCCAGGTGGACAAGGGACAGGGAGTCAGCTGTGA
- the LOC107927465 gene encoding flowering time control protein FPA isoform X2 yields MFPPMKQQNIGKQSEVSDTPSSNLWVGNLSGETVDSDLMDLFGKFGELDSVATYSSRSFAFVFFKRVEDAKAAKEALRGATLHGNQIKIEFARPAKPCKSLWVGGISQTISKEELEEEFSKFGKIEDFKFLRDRNTAFVEYFRMEDASQAMRSMNGKRIGGAQIRVDFLRSHPSRREQWPNSHDLRDGPFTGRMGPSDSHLLKRPHSQIVGRKGDSQPTNVLWVGYPPSVQIDEQMLHNAMILFGEIENIKSFPSRHYAFVEFRSVEEARRAKEGLQGRLFNDPRITIMFSCSELAPGKDYSGLYSGIKGPGLAMLISDHPFRSSQMDMFGQNHTLPPNTVTGPLATSGILGSNVPVRPFNHQVVRPPMRQTSGSWDVYDVNQFQRDAKRSRIEVSLPIDDASFPLRKMDDLGPGSDHFGPVIGGGASSPFLNVQGKGRLSPVPGKLPAGGPGRAHPDNDYIWRGIIAKGGTPVCHARCVPIGKGLEIELPEVVNCSARTGLDMLAKHYCEAIGFDIVFFLPDSEDDFASYTEFLRYLGSKNRAGVAKFDDGTTLFLVPPSEFLTKVLKVTGPERLYGVVLKLPPQVPSTAPLQSHPPSLSQHDYSLPHLKEEQALQREYGRVSHEESIPSARPLAQTTVQNQPPSNAAALPQTGVSLTPDLIATLASFLPTVSQATAVGGVQPPLVTSTTQPSFPQGIAPKGVPAQNWNQEQQAYNPAASSFQQFNPPAQLPPAQHYSSIPKTPIHSAQVAHGSTQYVDSAASLPQQTASSSRPLTNFGIPSQREHVSAPFSQQYHPEAPSNTQNGYGMMHGADTSGLYGAPAFQQPSNPNVLSNQVNGANVFQPQNLMQGDKQNLELPSHGQQLQSVVPGAGQGTSDVEVDKNQRYQSTLQFAASLLLQIQQQQQTNTPGGQGTGSQL; encoded by the exons ATGTTCCCGCCGATGAAGCAACAAAACATCGGGAAACAATCGGAAGTATCCGATACGCCGTCGAGCAATTTATGGGTAGGGAACTTATCGGGTGAGACCGTGGATTCAGATCTGATGGATTTGTTCGGCAAGTTCGGTGAACTCGATAGCGTCGCGACGTACTCTTCTAGAAGCTTCGCTTTCGTGTTCTTCAAGCGTGTGGAAGATGCGAAGGCGGCTAAGGAAGCTCTACGAGGAGCCACCTTGCATGGAAACCAGATCAAGATTGAGTTTGCTCGACCG GCAAAGCCTTGTAAGAGTCTATGGGTTGGTGGAATTAGTCAAACTATTTCGAAGGAAGAATTGGAAGAAGAGTTTTCCAAGTTTGGTAAAATTGAAGACTTCAAGTTCCTTAGAGATCGTAATACTGCATTTGTAGAGTATTTTAGAATGGAAGATGCTTCCCAGGCCATGAGAAGCATGAATGGAAAGAGAATAGGTGGTGCACAGATACGTGTTGATTTTTTGCGATCCCATCCTTCAAGAAGA GAACAGTGGCCTAACTCTCATGATCTCAGAGATGGGCCTTTTACTGGTAGAATGGGGCCTTCTGATAGCCATTTGTTGAAAAGACCA CATTCTCAAATAGTTGGCCGAAAGGGAGACAGTCAGCCTACCAATGTTTTGTGGGTAGGCTATCCTCCATCTGTGCAAATTGATGAACAAATGCTTCATAATGCCATGATACTGTTTGGTGAGATTGAGAACATTAAGAGCTTCCCTTCAAGACACTATGCTTTTGTGGAGTTCAGGAGCGTGGAGGAAGCTCGTCGTGCAAAGGAGGGTTTACAGGGTCGTTTATTTAACGATCCAAGGATTACTATTATGTTCTCATGCAGTGAACTTGCACCTGGCAAAGATTACTCTGGCCTTTATTCAGGCATAAAGGGGCCAGGGCTTGCCATGCTCATAAGTGATCATCCATTTAGATCTTCACAAATGGACATGTTTGGTCAAAATCATACACTACCACCAAATACGGTAACTGGACCATTAGCAACTAGTGGTATTCTTGGATCGAATGTGCCAGTCAGGCCTTTTAATCATCAAG TTGTCAGGCCTCCAATGAGACAGACGTCTGGTTCTTGGGATGTTTATGATGTGAATCAATTTCAAAGAGATGCAAAACGTTCGAGGATAGAGGTTTCATTGCCTATTGATGATGCTTCTTTTCCTTTAAGAAAGATGGATGATCTTGGGCCTGGCTCAGACCATTTTGGGCCAGTAATTGGTGGGGGTGCTTCAAGTCCATTTTTGAATGTCCAGGGAAAGGGTCGTTTGAGTCCAGTGCCTGGAAAGCTCCCTGCTGGTGGACCTGGACGAGCTCATCCTGATAATGATTACATTTGGCGTGGCATTATTGCCAAGGGTGGAACCCCTGTTTGTCATGCCCGATGTGTTCCCATCGGAAAAGGGCTCGAGATAGAACT tcCCGAAGTTGTTAACTGTTCAGCCAGAACAGGATTGGATATGCTAGCAAAACACTATTGTGAGGCCATTGGATTTGATATTGTTTTCTTCTTACCAGATAGTGAAGATGATTTTGCATCATATACTGAATTCCTTCGCTACCTTGGCTCAAAAAACAGAGCTGGTGTTGCTAAGTTTGATGATGGGACAACACTATTTTTGGTGCCCCCATCAGAATTCTTAACCAAGGTTCTTAAAGTTACAGGACCTGAACGGCTCTATGGAGTCGTTTTAAAGTTGCCTCCACAGGTGCCTTCCACTGCACCTCTACAATCACATCCACCTTCTCTTTCTCAGCATGATTATAGTCTTCCACATTTGAAGGAAGAACAAGCTTTGCAGAGGGAGTATGGAAGGGTTTCACACGAGGAGTCCATACCTTCTGCAAGGCCTCTTGCGCAAACTACTGTACAAAATCAACCACCCAGCAATGCTGCAGCACTTCCCCAAACTGGTGTTTCTTTAACACCAGATCTGATTGCTACTCTGGCCTCTTTTCTCCCAACGGTGTCACAGGCTACTGCTGTTGGTGGTGTTCAGCCTCCATTAGTGACATCAACTACACAGCCCTCATTTCCTCAAGGCATTGCACCGAAAGGAGTTCCTGCACAAAATTGGAACCAGGAGCAGCAAGCTTATAACCCTGCAGCCTCATCTTTCCAACAGTTCAATCCTCCAGCACAGTTACCACCAGCTCAGCATTACTCATCGATACCCAAAACACCCATCCATTCTGCCCAAGTGGCCCATGGCAGCACACAATATGTGGATTCTGCAGCGAGCTTACCGCAGCAAACTGCTTCATCTTCAAGGCCATTAACTAATTTCGGTATCCCTTCTCAAAGAGAACATGTTTCTGCCCCTTTTAGCCAACAGTATCATCCCGAGGCCCCTTCGAATACACAGAATGGATATGGAATGATGCATGGAGCAGATACTTCTGGGTTGTATGGTGCGCCAGCTTTTCAGCAGCCGAGCAATCCTAATGTTTTGTCTAATCAGGTTAATGGTGCTAATGTATTCCAGCCACAAAATTTGATGCAAGGTGACAAACAAAATTTGGAGCTTCCTAGTCACGGACAGCAGCTGCAGTCTGTGGTTCCCGGAGCTGGTCAGGGCACATCAGATGTAGAAGTTGATAAAAACCAGCGATACCAATCAACGCTGCAATTTGCAGCTAGTCTTCTCCTCCAGATTCAGCAACAGCAGCAGACAAATACTCCAGGTGGACAAGGGACAGGGAGTCAGCTGTGA
- the LOC107927494 gene encoding F-box protein SKIP16 isoform X1, which translates to MEKELDGLGYLPLRIILSKLSPSDIIKVSCANKRLRGSASDDSLWAQICYQELQLSTPQDDHGNPLPCFMLAYQLWREAFSMYPWPLVKRVKRCWDKLKKWFNNNFPEAEATLRRGASESDIEQLQTLLKVKLPLPTRLLYRFHDGQELPDKMNPKTASSSWLGIIGGYSFYQNSVNVYLLPLHQVIAKTRYVICYLGFSSRSKCIIVASSFASSRKLFFLNCTNGQLFVSTRKPLTDNEMIPCVPNTLIRSVHDLYGEEQQDAMLLWLEEHGRRLENGIIKVRKEGDDRSINLFPEVPPLCVTTVTNGVQVRASAVFVPEFSDLLDEAEKFVFAYSIRMSLLPEGCVINGMTFGSCQLNRRHWIIRADEEVVSSVDDEAVIGKFPLLHPGEGEFVYQSCSPLPSPSGSVEGHFTFVPGRLADPRGGPFKVQVARFPLEMPDYVF; encoded by the exons aTGGAAAAAGAATTAGATGGGTTAGGGTATTTACCTCTCCGCATAATTCTATCAAAATTATCTCCTTCAGATATTATTAAAGTTTCTTGTGCTAATAAAAGGCTTAGAGGTTCAGCTTCTGACGATTCCCTTTGGGCTCAAATTTGTTATCAAGAACTTCAGCTTTCAACCCCTCAAGATGATCATGGAAACCCTCTACCTTGTTTTATG TTAGCTTATCAGTTGTGGCGAGAGGCTTTCTCGATGTATCCATGGCCGCTCGTTAAACGAGTTAAAAGATGTTGGGATAAGCTTAAGAAATGGTTTAACAACAATTTCCCGGAGGCTGAGGCGACACTTAGAAGGGGTGCATCGGAATCTGATATTGAACAATTACAAACACTTTTAAAAGTCAAATTGCCGCTTCCCACTCGGCTTCTCTATCGCTTTCATGACGGTCAAGAACTGCCGGACAAAATGAACCCGAAGACAGCTTCTAGTAGCTGGTTGGGAATTATAGGTGGTTACTCTTTCTATCAAAATTCAGTTAATGTTTACTTGTTACCATTACATCAGGTTATTGCCAAGACAAGATATGTCATTTGTTACCTAGGTTTTTCGAGCCGATCCAAGTGCATCATCGTGGCTTCTTCTTTCGCTTCTAGTAGGAAACTGTTTTTCTTGAACTGTACCAATGGCCAACTTTTTGTCAGTACAAGGAAGCCTCTTACAGATAATGAAATGATTCCATGTGTCCCGAATACACTTATTCGTTCCGTGCACGATTTGTATGGTGAAGAGCAACAAGACGCCATGTTGCTGTGGTTAGAGGAACACGGACGCCGTTTAGAGAATGGTATTATCAAAGTCCGTAAAGAAGGAGATGATCGTAGTATCAATTTATTTCCCGAGGTTCCTCCCTTATGTGTTACTACTGTAACAAATGGTGTGCAG GTTCGTGCTTCGGCTGTGTTCGTTCCAGAATTTTCTGACCTACTAGATGAAGCCGAGAAGTTCGTGTTTGCTTATTCAATCCGCATGTCACTCTTACCCGAAGGGTGCGTCATTAATGGAATGACCTTCGGCTCCTGCCAATTGAATAGGAGGCATTGGATCATTCGTGCTGACGAAGAAGTCGTATCCAGTGTTGATGATGAGGCCGTGATCGGAAAG TTCCCTCTGTTGCATCCAGGAGAAGGCGAATTTGTTTATCAGAGCTGCTCGCCCTTACCATCTCCTTCAGGTTCCGTTGAAGGTCATTTCACATTTGTCCCTGGAAG GTTGGCTGATCCAAGAGGCGGTCCATTTAAAGTTCAAGTGGCAAGGTTCCCATTAGAAATGCCAGATTATGTTTTTTGA
- the LOC107927494 gene encoding F-box protein SKIP16 isoform X2 has protein sequence MEKELDGLGYLPLRIILSKLSPSDIIKVSCANKRLRGSASDDSLWAQICYQELQLSTPQDDHGNPLPCFMLAYQLWREAFSMYPWPLVKRVKRCWDKLKKWFNNNFPEAEATLRRGASESDIEQLQTLLKVKLPLPTRLLYRFHDGQELPDKMNPKTASSSWLGIIGFSSRSKCIIVASSFASSRKLFFLNCTNGQLFVSTRKPLTDNEMIPCVPNTLIRSVHDLYGEEQQDAMLLWLEEHGRRLENGIIKVRKEGDDRSINLFPEVPPLCVTTVTNGVQVRASAVFVPEFSDLLDEAEKFVFAYSIRMSLLPEGCVINGMTFGSCQLNRRHWIIRADEEVVSSVDDEAVIGKFPLLHPGEGEFVYQSCSPLPSPSGSVEGHFTFVPGRLADPRGGPFKVQVARFPLEMPDYVF, from the exons aTGGAAAAAGAATTAGATGGGTTAGGGTATTTACCTCTCCGCATAATTCTATCAAAATTATCTCCTTCAGATATTATTAAAGTTTCTTGTGCTAATAAAAGGCTTAGAGGTTCAGCTTCTGACGATTCCCTTTGGGCTCAAATTTGTTATCAAGAACTTCAGCTTTCAACCCCTCAAGATGATCATGGAAACCCTCTACCTTGTTTTATG TTAGCTTATCAGTTGTGGCGAGAGGCTTTCTCGATGTATCCATGGCCGCTCGTTAAACGAGTTAAAAGATGTTGGGATAAGCTTAAGAAATGGTTTAACAACAATTTCCCGGAGGCTGAGGCGACACTTAGAAGGGGTGCATCGGAATCTGATATTGAACAATTACAAACACTTTTAAAAGTCAAATTGCCGCTTCCCACTCGGCTTCTCTATCGCTTTCATGACGGTCAAGAACTGCCGGACAAAATGAACCCGAAGACAGCTTCTAGTAGCTGGTTGGGAATTATAG GTTTTTCGAGCCGATCCAAGTGCATCATCGTGGCTTCTTCTTTCGCTTCTAGTAGGAAACTGTTTTTCTTGAACTGTACCAATGGCCAACTTTTTGTCAGTACAAGGAAGCCTCTTACAGATAATGAAATGATTCCATGTGTCCCGAATACACTTATTCGTTCCGTGCACGATTTGTATGGTGAAGAGCAACAAGACGCCATGTTGCTGTGGTTAGAGGAACACGGACGCCGTTTAGAGAATGGTATTATCAAAGTCCGTAAAGAAGGAGATGATCGTAGTATCAATTTATTTCCCGAGGTTCCTCCCTTATGTGTTACTACTGTAACAAATGGTGTGCAG GTTCGTGCTTCGGCTGTGTTCGTTCCAGAATTTTCTGACCTACTAGATGAAGCCGAGAAGTTCGTGTTTGCTTATTCAATCCGCATGTCACTCTTACCCGAAGGGTGCGTCATTAATGGAATGACCTTCGGCTCCTGCCAATTGAATAGGAGGCATTGGATCATTCGTGCTGACGAAGAAGTCGTATCCAGTGTTGATGATGAGGCCGTGATCGGAAAG TTCCCTCTGTTGCATCCAGGAGAAGGCGAATTTGTTTATCAGAGCTGCTCGCCCTTACCATCTCCTTCAGGTTCCGTTGAAGGTCATTTCACATTTGTCCCTGGAAG GTTGGCTGATCCAAGAGGCGGTCCATTTAAAGTTCAAGTGGCAAGGTTCCCATTAGAAATGCCAGATTATGTTTTTTGA